A region of Cellulophaga sp. RHA19 DNA encodes the following proteins:
- a CDS encoding ACT domain-containing protein, with product MSGKTNLSELLKGMTPKLNKGEYVFCTIKDSSSLNRKNIICEFKEAEGITIVTTKNYADEQGFTYSFIASWITLTIHSSLEAVGLTAAFSTELTKHNISCNVIAAYYHDHIFVDKNDAKKAISVLKELAEKQ from the coding sequence ATGTCTGGAAAAACTAATTTATCAGAATTACTAAAAGGTATGACTCCTAAACTTAACAAAGGGGAATACGTTTTTTGCACTATAAAAGACAGTAGCTCGCTAAATCGTAAAAACATAATTTGCGAATTTAAAGAAGCAGAAGGTATTACTATTGTTACAACAAAAAACTATGCTGACGAACAAGGGTTTACTTATAGTTTTATTGCAAGTTGGATTACACTTACTATACACTCATCATTAGAAGCCGTAGGGCTAACAGCAGCTTTTTCTACAGAACTTACTAAACACAATATAAGCTGTAATGTAATTGCTGCATATTATCATGATCACATATTTGTAGATAAAAACGATGCTAAAAAAGCTATTTCTGTACTTAAAGAATTAGCAGAAAAACAATAA
- a CDS encoding Crp/Fnr family transcriptional regulator, whose translation MTIDTILNNVYTLPQASLAKIKDNTVEVSYPKTHLIIKDNTVEHNIYFIKKGIVRAYSDFDTTEVTFWFGKESETIISMRSYIENKKGYEKIELLEDCDLYKLETSKLKQLFFDDIHIANWGRKFAEQELIKTEERLISRQFRTATERYQDLLKNNSDLIKRVQLGHIASYLGITQVSLSRIRASIK comes from the coding sequence ATGACAATAGATACAATACTTAACAATGTTTATACACTACCACAAGCCTCTTTAGCTAAAATTAAAGACAATACAGTAGAGGTGTCATACCCTAAAACACATTTAATTATAAAAGACAATACTGTAGAGCACAATATATATTTTATTAAAAAAGGAATTGTTAGAGCATATTCTGATTTTGACACAACAGAAGTTACCTTTTGGTTTGGTAAAGAATCTGAAACCATAATATCTATGCGTAGCTATATTGAAAACAAAAAAGGCTATGAGAAAATTGAATTGCTTGAAGATTGTGATTTATATAAGCTTGAAACCAGTAAATTAAAACAACTTTTTTTTGATGATATACACATTGCCAATTGGGGTCGTAAATTTGCAGAACAAGAGCTAATTAAAACTGAAGAACGCTTAATATCTAGACAATTTAGAACCGCTACAGAACGCTATCAAGATTTATTAAAAAATAATAGCGACTTAATTAAAAGAGTTCAGTTAGGACATATAGCATCATACTTAGGTATTACACAAGTTAGTTTAAGCAGAATTAGAGCTAGCATAAAATAG
- a CDS encoding FKBP-type peptidyl-prolyl cis-trans isomerase, with protein sequence MSIVKENNTVKVNYTGKLADGQVFDTSEGREPLEFTLGQGQLIPGFEKGVIDMKLNEKKTITIAKEEAYGEVNEALIQEVKKSELPQDMEPKVGMGLVSKAPDGREMNLMVVEVKEESIVIDGNHPLAGKDLIFDLEVLEIK encoded by the coding sequence ATGAGTATAGTTAAGGAAAACAACACGGTTAAAGTAAATTACACAGGGAAGTTGGCAGACGGACAAGTTTTTGATACTTCTGAAGGTAGAGAGCCGCTAGAGTTTACTTTAGGACAAGGACAATTAATACCTGGTTTTGAAAAAGGTGTTATAGATATGAAGCTAAACGAAAAAAAGACTATTACTATTGCTAAAGAAGAAGCATATGGTGAGGTTAATGAAGCTTTAATACAAGAAGTAAAAAAATCTGAATTACCACAAGATATGGAGCCTAAAGTAGGTATGGGATTAGTTTCTAAAGCTCCAGATGGTAGAGAAATGAACTTAATGGTAGTAGAAGTTAAAGAAGAGTCTATTGTTATAGATGGTAACCATCCTTTAGCAGGTAAAGACCTTATTTTTGATCTAGAAGTTTTAGAGATTAAATAA
- a CDS encoding cell division ATP-binding protein FtsE, with the protein MQDTILELKDVSVFQKDSLVLNNISLEIKKGEFVYLIGKTGSGKSSFMKTLYGDLALKEGSGTIVDIDLKTMQEKDIPFLRRKLGIVFQDFKLLPDRTINNNLLFVLKATGWKDRTKMDTKIEEVLDKVGMKTKGFKFPHELSGGEQQRIAIARALLNDPELILADEPTGNLDPQTSVEVMKVLQDINKTGRTILMATHDYALILKYPSKTLKCDDNKVFEVVQRAV; encoded by the coding sequence ATGCAAGACACTATTTTAGAACTTAAAGACGTTTCCGTTTTTCAAAAAGACAGCCTTGTGCTTAATAACATCTCTTTAGAGATAAAAAAGGGCGAGTTTGTTTACCTTATAGGAAAAACAGGAAGTGGAAAAAGTAGTTTTATGAAAACCCTTTATGGTGACTTAGCATTAAAAGAAGGTAGCGGTACTATTGTAGATATAGATTTAAAAACAATGCAAGAAAAAGACATTCCGTTTTTACGCCGTAAACTTGGTATTGTTTTTCAGGATTTTAAATTATTACCAGACCGTACTATAAATAACAATTTACTTTTTGTTTTAAAAGCTACAGGTTGGAAAGACCGCACCAAAATGGATACTAAAATTGAAGAAGTTTTAGACAAGGTTGGTATGAAAACAAAAGGATTTAAATTTCCGCATGAGCTTTCTGGAGGAGAGCAACAGCGTATTGCAATTGCACGTGCTTTACTTAACGACCCTGAACTTATTTTAGCCGATGAACCTACAGGAAACTTAGACCCACAAACTAGTGTAGAGGTTATGAAAGTGTTGCAAGATATAAACAAAACCGGACGCACAATTTTAATGGCAACACACGACTATGCACTTATATTAAAATACCCATCTAAAACTTTAAAGTGCGATGACAATAAGGTGTTTGAAGTAGTACAACGCGCCGTTTAA
- a CDS encoding cation diffusion facilitator family transporter, with product MNVEDTAIKTTYFSIIGNLCLAIIKGLAGFFGNSYALIADAIESTTDVFSSLLVLVGFKYAKRPADKNHPYGHGKIEPLITFLVVAFLVTSATIIAYESIQNIQTPHKIPKAWTLIVLGVIIIWKETLYRIVLKKSKEIHSSSLKADAWHHRSDAITSVMAFIGISIALVCGKGYETADDWAALLASGFILYNSYLILRPALGEVMDEQLYDDLIDEIRNKSIQVDGVLDTEKCFIRKAGMKFHIDLHAIVDGKITVKEGHDISHKLKDYLMTEIPNLEYVLIHIEPDTYE from the coding sequence ATGAATGTTGAAGACACCGCCATTAAAACAACCTATTTTAGTATAATAGGCAACCTTTGCTTGGCTATTATTAAAGGGCTTGCTGGCTTTTTTGGTAATTCTTACGCTCTTATTGCAGACGCAATAGAATCTACTACAGATGTTTTTTCTTCTTTACTTGTTCTAGTTGGTTTTAAATACGCAAAACGCCCTGCAGATAAAAATCACCCATACGGACACGGAAAAATAGAACCCCTAATTACCTTTTTGGTTGTTGCTTTTTTAGTTACATCTGCCACAATAATTGCTTATGAAAGCATACAAAACATACAAACACCGCACAAAATACCCAAAGCCTGGACGCTTATAGTTTTAGGAGTTATTATTATCTGGAAAGAAACCCTATACCGTATAGTTTTAAAAAAAAGTAAGGAAATACATAGCTCCTCTTTAAAAGCAGATGCTTGGCACCACAGAAGCGATGCAATAACATCTGTAATGGCCTTTATTGGTATCTCTATTGCACTTGTTTGTGGTAAAGGATATGAAACCGCAGATGATTGGGCTGCTCTACTTGCCTCCGGTTTTATATTATATAATAGCTATTTAATTTTAAGACCTGCACTTGGCGAGGTTATGGACGAGCAATTGTATGATGATTTAATTGATGAAATAAGAAACAAATCTATACAGGTTGATGGTGTTTTAGATACCGAAAAATGTTTTATACGTAAAGCAGGTATGAAGTTTCATATAGATTTACACGCCATTGTAGACGGAAAAATTACAGTAAAAGAAGGCCATGATATATCTCACAAACTAAAAGATTATCTTATGACTGAGATTCCAAATCTAGAATATGTTTTAATACATATAGAACCAGATACATACGAGTAG
- a CDS encoding acyl-CoA thioesterase, protein MTLEERIEKSVTTIFKAVFPNTTNHYDTLFGGTAMQLMDETAFICATRFSRQQMVTVSSDKIDFKMPIPAGTIVELSGYVTHVGNTSLKVRVDIYIEEMYSNYREKAVSGEFTFVAIDENKKPVKILK, encoded by the coding sequence ATGACTTTAGAAGAAAGAATTGAAAAATCTGTAACTACAATTTTTAAAGCCGTTTTCCCTAATACTACTAACCATTATGACACTCTTTTTGGTGGTACTGCAATGCAACTTATGGACGAGACTGCTTTTATTTGCGCTACAAGATTTAGCAGGCAACAAATGGTAACTGTTAGTAGTGATAAAATAGATTTTAAAATGCCAATTCCGGCTGGTACCATTGTAGAATTATCTGGTTACGTTACTCACGTTGGTAATACAAGTTTAAAAGTTAGGGTAGATATTTATATAGAAGAAATGTACTCTAACTACAGGGAAAAAGCTGTGTCTGGCGAATTTACTTTTGTTGCTATTGATGAGAATAAAAAACCTGTTAAAATACTAAAATAG
- a CDS encoding DMT family transporter, whose product MNWVILLIAGLFEVAFAFCLGKAKEATGTDMYLWYTGFFICSAVSFILLIKAMQTIPIGTGYAVWTGIGAVGIVLVGIFVFKNPANFWRIFFITTLVGSIVGLKAVTH is encoded by the coding sequence ATGAATTGGGTAATTTTACTAATTGCAGGTCTGTTTGAAGTTGCTTTTGCGTTCTGCTTAGGCAAAGCTAAAGAGGCAACAGGAACTGATATGTACTTATGGTACACAGGCTTTTTTATATGTTCTGCTGTTAGTTTTATTTTATTAATAAAAGCAATGCAAACCATACCTATTGGCACTGGTTATGCTGTATGGACAGGCATTGGAGCTGTAGGCATAGTACTTGTAGGTATTTTTGTTTTTAAAAATCCTGCCAATTTCTGGAGAATATTTTTTATAACTACACTTGTTGGGTCTATTGTTGGACTAAAAGCCGTGACACATTAA